In Hugenholtzia roseola DSM 9546, the sequence AGAATAATAAAAATATGAATTATCATCATACGAAACTTTAAAAGCTATAAAGGGTGGTATTTTTGTGCTATATGCACTACACAAAATAGTAATAATACAAATAAATCTTATCATTTTATTTTTTGTGAAAATGAAAGTGGTCTTTATGGTCATCCCCCCCGTTGGGCGTAGTCTCCGACTACGACCTATCAGTGCGGCAAATCTTTGATTTGCGTTGTAAGATACTGCAAAAATAGCAGGAAGCAAATATAAAATGCTATTTTGTAAGTATTTTTGTAGCCCCCCCCTCGCAAATCTAAGATTTGCTGGATTGATAAGTCTTAGTCGCAGACTAAGCCTAACATTTAATTTTATTTTTTAATTATTTGAAAACTACGCACAGCAGGATTATGAAATCAGTTCAAATATTTTATCAAACATTTTATCTGATTCGTTTTTTTTATATTTTAGATGTGCTGAATAGTTTTTATCATTGAGTATAATAAGTACTATCATTATAAAGTAAAATGGTTCAATATTGTGTATATAGTTGTATTTTCCTTTTAAAGTACGCATCAATGATATGAGATTTATATTGTTTGGGTGTTTGTCTATTTCTATGTCAATAAGAACACTTCCACTTATCATTTTTGCATCTAAAATATTTTTATTGAAAACTTTTTCTTGATTTACAAATATTTCTCTTAAAAAATCATTATCATAAAATTTTTCTATAGAATCAGAAACAGAAATAGAATATACTTCTATACGAAATATATTTTTACTTAATTCTTCTAATCTAAATATAGGCTCTATACATACAAGAATTAAACTATTTTTATTTTTTAATAAAATATCTATTTTTTCTAAACCTGAAACATCAAACTTGTCCATATTGAGTAAGTTTTGTTTTTGCTTCGAAAATATGACTTCAATTTTTGAAAAACCACTTCCGTTAGGAGTAGCTCCTGTTATAGTTGCCTCCTTAAATCCTTTAGATTTAAGCCAACTACCTGTGTGCGTTTCCCATGCTGCCTTTTTCATAGCATCTTTCTGAGTAATTCCCGCTTCTTGTGCTAAAATACTTTGATATGCTGCATTAAATTTGTCCAAATTGCTTGCCATGTAGCCCCCCCCTGCTGGGCGTAGTCTCCAACTACGACCTATCAGTAGGGCAAATCTTAGATTTGCGCTGCAAGATACTACAAAAATAGCAGGAAACAAATATAAAATGCTATTTTGTAAGTATTTTTGTAGCAGCCCTCTTTGCAAGTTTGAGATTTGAAGAATTGATAAGGCGTAATCTGCGACTAAGCCTAAGATTTAGGCATAGCCACTCGAAAAAGTAGCTTTAAATGATACTTTTTTGTATCTTTGCTACCTTTGCCAAACAAATTCTCTTCCCATGCTGGTTCGCCTTAATGAAATAGAAAGCCGCTATTTTTACGATTTATTGTTTAATATCGTAACCGACCCCAACGACCCACCGCTCAAAAAACGCCTTTATGCCGTTCATAACGTCTTTCTTTCCCTACTCAATACGCTAACCGAAGACCGCCAAAAGCAACTTTTTACAGGCTGGCACGCCAAAATCAATTTCATTTGTCAGGCTTACGGATTAGGTGAAAGTTGGGAAGAAGAACTCCAAGCCCTGCGTCGGACTTTGAGAGGCAATGTACTTAGTAAATTTTATCACCCTACGCCTGCTGTCTATAAGGCTTGTGTGGCAGGTGTGGTGAAACTCTTGCAAGTTTTTACAACTGTATCACCCAACGAAGAAATCCTTGCACTTTATCAGGGTGAAGAATTGCCTTCGCTTATCCGTCGCAAAAAGCCCGAGGGCATCGTGCCTTTTCTTTTCGGAACGGTAGTCGCCAAAGAGGAATACGGCAAAAGCACCCCCACCGAAGGCGAAACGCAAAGCAAACCGACGGCACATTTTTGGCTTTCCACCGAAGAATTTGGCAAGGTGCGTATCGCCGTTTCCGATATTACGATTTATTTTCAGGGCAAATTGCACCACCATTACCGCCTAAGCGAGGAGGTGCGCCGCCTAAGTCTTTACGTTCCCATTTGCCTAACCGACGTAGAGCCGATGGACGACACTTATTTTGCCACTACCGACTCTTCGCTTTTGGTTCTAAACCCCGATTATTTAGTAGATGCTTCTATTATTGCCAAATGTTTTACCTACAAAAGTGGTACGCCTTTTTTATATTTGCAAAGTAGGCTACAATTTTTTGAAGGAAATGATAAGACCCTAAAAGGAAAAATTGTAAATGATTTGTTAGATAAAATTATCGATAATCCTACCGTTAGCTTTGAAAAATCTTTCGGCGAAGCCCTCAAAGACAATGCCTTAGACGCTGCCTTTATCGAAAAAGAACTGCTGCTCGAAATTCGCGACCAAGCGAAGTATCAGTTTGGCATTTTGCTTCGCGCTATGCAAAATTATCAAGACAATATTTTAACTACTGAACCTACCTTTATTTCTAATCAATACGGCTTACAAGGGCGTATCGACGTGCTAATTGAACACAAAGAACAGCCCCAAAGAAAGGACATTCTCGAACTAAAAAGTGGGAAACCGCCCCAAGAAACAGGTTGGAAAAATGATTTAATTCAGGTAGCTTGTTACAACCTCCTCCTCGATAGCACCTTTGCCGATAGGCGCGGCATCAGTGCCTTGCTTTATTCGGCTGACGCACAAACGCCTTTGCGCGACTGTGGCAAATTAAACTTTGAACAACAAAGAGCTATGGAGATGCGCAATAAAATCGTAGCCATGGATACTTGGCTGGCGCAGGCAGACGAAAAAGTGTTCGACCATTTTCTCAAACGCATCGAAGATGCCAAGCCTTTTCAAAACGTCATCGACCAAGCAAAAAAGTTTCAAGACCTTTGGGATACGGCTTCGCCCTTAGATAGAGCCTATTTTATCGAGTTTGTGGGCTTGGTCATGCGCGAGGCGATGGTTGCCAAAGTAGGCGGCGTGATTGGCACAGAGCCAGCGGAAGGCTTCGCAACGCTTTGGAAAAATACAAAAATGCAAAAAAATGATAACTTTGTTTTGTTGTCAGATTTGTATTTATTAGAGTGGGATTCGGAAGAAAACCTGCTACACCTACAAAGAAATCAACAGAATGGCGAAATTACGGCTTTCCGCAAAGGCGATATTGTTGTCATTTATCCTACCGAAGCCGACGGCGAACTGCAACCCCTCAAATACCAAATCTTGAAGGGCAATATCGAAGAAATTTCAGCCCAAAAAGTAAAAGTGCGCCTTTGGAGCAGGCACGTCAGCGAAGGATTTTTTCGCAGTTATTCGCATTGGGCTATCGAGCCGAACCTTTTGGAACGCAGTTTCAACGACCTTTTGGCTTCTTTGGCTACTTTTTTAGCCGCCGACAAATCCAAAAAGGATTTGATTTATGGCAAAACGCGCCCTACTTTCGCCACGCCCCCTACCTTAGCCGCAATAGATTATAGTCAGATTGCAAATTTGGGTGAGGAACAAAACCAAATTTTAAAACAAGCACTTTCGGCAAAGGACTATTTTCTCTTGCAAGGTCCTCCGGGTACAGGCAAGACTTCTAAGATGCTTCGCAATATGGTCTATCATTTATACCATTATACCAACGAAAACGTCGTCTTGCTTGCCTTTACAAACCGCGCCACCGACGAAATTTGCCAAAAAGTAGAGCAAGTCTGTGGCGCAGACTTCGTGCGCTTAGGCAACTTCAAAGAAGGCGACGATTTTTATACAAATAGTTTGAAAAGTGCAAAAAATTTACAGGAACTAAAATTAAAAATTCGCGATACACGCATCTTTGTTTCTACTGTTTCCTCTTTTTATAGCAATTTGCGCCTTTTAGATTTTAAAAAGTTTCAGACCTTAATTGTAGATGAAGCCTCCCAACTTTTAGAGCCTCATCTTTGCGGCATTATGTCGCGTTTTGAGCGTTTTATTTTGATTGGGGACGAAAAGCAGCTTCCTGCGGTTGTGGCACAGCCCGAAAAACTTTGTGCAACCGAAAAAGAGCCGCTACACCAAATCGGTATTCACAATTTGGGGCGTTCTGTTTTTGAAAGGCTCATAGAAAATGCCGAAAATAAGGGCTGGACAGAGGCTTATGCCATGCTTTCTACCCA encodes:
- a CDS encoding DEAD/DEAH box helicase, with translation MLVRLNEIESRYFYDLLFNIVTDPNDPPLKKRLYAVHNVFLSLLNTLTEDRQKQLFTGWHAKINFICQAYGLGESWEEELQALRRTLRGNVLSKFYHPTPAVYKACVAGVVKLLQVFTTVSPNEEILALYQGEELPSLIRRKKPEGIVPFLFGTVVAKEEYGKSTPTEGETQSKPTAHFWLSTEEFGKVRIAVSDITIYFQGKLHHHYRLSEEVRRLSLYVPICLTDVEPMDDTYFATTDSSLLVLNPDYLVDASIIAKCFTYKSGTPFLYLQSRLQFFEGNDKTLKGKIVNDLLDKIIDNPTVSFEKSFGEALKDNALDAAFIEKELLLEIRDQAKYQFGILLRAMQNYQDNILTTEPTFISNQYGLQGRIDVLIEHKEQPQRKDILELKSGKPPQETGWKNDLIQVACYNLLLDSTFADRRGISALLYSADAQTPLRDCGKLNFEQQRAMEMRNKIVAMDTWLAQADEKVFDHFLKRIEDAKPFQNVIDQAKKFQDLWDTASPLDRAYFIEFVGLVMREAMVAKVGGVIGTEPAEGFATLWKNTKMQKNDNFVLLSDLYLLEWDSEENLLHLQRNQQNGEITAFRKGDIVVIYPTEADGELQPLKYQILKGNIEEISAQKVKVRLWSRHVSEGFFRSYSHWAIEPNLLERSFNDLLASLATFLAADKSKKDLIYGKTRPTFATPPTLAAIDYSQIANLGEEQNQILKQALSAKDYFLLQGPPGTGKTSKMLRNMVYHLYHYTNENVVLLAFTNRATDEICQKVEQVCGADFVRLGNFKEGDDFYTNSLKSAKNLQELKLKIRDTRIFVSTVSSFYSNLRLLDFKKFQTLIVDEASQLLEPHLCGIMSRFERFILIGDEKQLPAVVAQPEKLCATEKEPLHQIGIHNLGRSVFERLIENAENKGWTEAYAMLSTQFRTHQDIAEFICTTFYKTLKAGSPRQFEPLPHLEKPLTLLQDSIEVSEKEKTFYQKIQEKLVTKRLLLIDVPTERNMKFHQKEAEIVVKILNLIRKKYENTPHFQAETVGVITPYRAQIAEIYKHLDEELRQKVSIDTVERYQGSERDIIILSMATNYPAQMRFLQAFNQSQTVDKKLNVALSRCREQLILIGNLDLLKQGKFYQAFLEWAAQRVEILKF